One part of the Bdellovibrio bacteriovorus genome encodes these proteins:
- a CDS encoding LamG-like jellyroll fold domain-containing protein gives MNYLLLLCCFLTIVSCKPGSKIEDGFLAGVAISSEKSTVEFSATTVMSGYSVTMTMTTRDSSGNIFYLPHSTPEIELSLSGGTSTGDFSQITDNANGTYTVSFSGHNAGTASKLNVRINGTELSGDIPSITVLPGNYSLALSQVSVAAATVKSDSAVTVTLHAYDTSGNPFTTGGLSVQFSATGGTSTGTFGAVTDHNNGTYSATFTGITVGTATSLRAAIGAQLVTSVYPTVSVLPGPASQLFFTSSPVGDVAPGVPLSTQPAVKIVDAQGNTVTIGADSTANITMSLTSGTGSVGGTATVAAVAGVATFTDISVNSQGSGKVLTATKSSTVGSGGTGALTKTSGSFLIHPPAPGAFTISSAVAGNSQVVLSWGSASDAASYTVKYGTSSGSYPTTVSTNATSPVTISSLTAGTDYYFQVEASNITGTTSATSEAVSRPLSAFTISSITVDATNKLKVNFGNSTGASAYTVKFGTVSGVYSFTDSTSATSPYEIASLTGGNTYYVMVTATNAYGSVNATAEASAIPINAFNATSLTPDTGSTKVSFPLTAGATSYDVLYDTSSHTAVQPYASSSVGVTSPANISGLSAGTTYYYRVRANNAYGSVVSTNELSGAVYQTFTLSIPFTSGTTGQYAISNAASVEFTAGGVARLTSPSLTDEASTDFQAGTLSGVQWDGTGGYLRLDSAYNSGIFDGTWAPQANSMVAYWKMDNNFNDSVGTYHASIVGSPSATSPGKVGSHYGTFSSGSYGSIASPPALANSSFSISAWVYPTSNAGVHQHILGYGTTTTDSGLFLGYTSTGTLRVGFYNDDLTTATNYMTYDYQRWVHLAATYDATTRTRTLYRDGVVIASDTAAANFAGTGTMYVGQGLGTNGFNGNMDEFAIWTTALTSSQVANIFATQRAKTSGLFTSRVIDSHTTGSTYNIWSSLSLKTTLPFYKEIPATSENVANYSGLIGSLNTNLAGFWHMNESAWNGTAGEVIDASGNNRHGVRTGTATTSTVGRFGSSGLFGSSGDSVVTDSGSAFIPSNNSPLTVSAWVLAYNIGTGGAGAIDNRIISIHSGSVASSTMAFGLGNTNKLMFYTKSTTAFVSSTTNMPKNVWTHVALTFNGTCFQMYINGTTAGACHAADLLAGGSFGTRLGSYSSASSSFNGLIDEMGIWKRSLTAAEIHQLYRRGVNRVGYQVRTCSTSNCADQDVTTNAGWKGPDNSAQSMFSELYNTTNNILAGTVAAGSPTMTFANFGPLSVTANRYFQYRAYLASDDANTGCTYNAAAASCSPEIQYAATGPSRYNSSAPSVTATAAAVTSVYEALDKNSFSENLGGNGCSAGVKYALSHNGVNYYYWNGTTWAASTNAATANDATTLSENLDSFASTVGTGTLQVRAYLQSTGLSQCELNSLTLTGKKY, from the coding sequence ATGAATTACCTTCTTCTGCTCTGCTGTTTCCTGACGATCGTCAGCTGTAAACCCGGATCCAAAATTGAAGACGGCTTCCTGGCCGGAGTCGCTATTTCCTCCGAAAAAAGCACCGTTGAATTTTCGGCAACCACGGTGATGTCGGGATACTCCGTCACCATGACCATGACCACGCGGGATTCATCGGGAAATATTTTTTATCTTCCCCATAGCACGCCTGAAATTGAACTTTCGCTCTCTGGCGGCACCAGCACCGGGGATTTCAGTCAGATTACAGACAACGCCAACGGCACTTACACCGTCAGTTTCAGCGGCCACAATGCCGGAACAGCCTCGAAACTGAACGTCAGAATAAACGGCACGGAACTTTCTGGCGACATCCCATCCATCACTGTCTTACCGGGGAACTATTCCCTGGCCCTGTCACAAGTTTCGGTCGCAGCAGCCACCGTAAAATCCGACTCTGCCGTCACAGTCACCTTGCATGCCTATGACACCTCTGGAAATCCATTTACAACCGGAGGCCTAAGCGTACAGTTCTCTGCCACCGGAGGCACCAGCACCGGAACATTTGGTGCTGTCACCGATCACAATAACGGCACCTACTCTGCGACATTCACTGGAATCACCGTGGGCACGGCGACGTCACTGCGGGCTGCGATTGGCGCTCAACTTGTGACGAGTGTTTATCCCACCGTCTCTGTTTTGCCGGGACCGGCGTCACAGTTGTTCTTTACTTCGTCTCCCGTTGGTGATGTTGCTCCGGGCGTGCCTCTTTCAACTCAGCCGGCAGTCAAAATCGTGGATGCGCAAGGAAACACCGTGACCATCGGCGCTGATTCCACGGCCAATATCACAATGTCCCTGACTTCCGGAACTGGCAGCGTGGGTGGCACAGCCACCGTGGCCGCTGTTGCCGGTGTCGCGACTTTCACAGATATCTCGGTCAACAGCCAGGGCTCTGGCAAAGTCCTCACAGCAACGAAATCAAGCACTGTGGGCTCCGGTGGCACCGGGGCTCTGACGAAAACTTCCGGCAGCTTTCTTATTCATCCTCCAGCACCGGGCGCCTTCACAATTTCCAGTGCAGTTGCTGGAAATTCCCAGGTGGTATTAAGCTGGGGCTCGGCCAGCGATGCTGCCAGTTATACAGTGAAATACGGAACAAGCTCAGGCAGCTATCCCACCACAGTCAGCACCAATGCGACTTCTCCAGTCACAATCTCTTCCTTAACGGCAGGCACTGACTATTACTTCCAGGTTGAAGCCAGCAATATCACCGGAACCACCTCTGCCACCAGCGAAGCTGTTTCAAGACCTCTTTCTGCATTTACAATTTCCTCAATCACCGTGGACGCCACCAACAAACTAAAGGTTAATTTTGGAAATTCCACCGGCGCCTCGGCCTACACTGTGAAGTTCGGCACAGTTTCGGGAGTCTATTCCTTCACTGATTCCACATCCGCGACATCCCCTTATGAAATCGCAAGTCTTACAGGCGGAAACACTTACTATGTGATGGTAACTGCCACCAATGCCTACGGATCTGTCAATGCCACCGCAGAAGCTTCTGCAATTCCTATCAACGCATTTAACGCCACCTCATTGACGCCAGACACGGGCAGCACCAAAGTCAGTTTCCCACTGACGGCGGGCGCGACCTCATATGATGTGCTTTACGATACAAGCTCTCACACAGCTGTTCAGCCTTATGCTTCAAGCTCTGTGGGCGTCACCTCTCCGGCCAACATTTCAGGATTGAGCGCAGGGACGACGTACTATTACCGAGTGCGCGCCAACAATGCTTATGGATCTGTGGTTTCCACCAATGAATTGTCCGGTGCGGTTTATCAGACCTTCACTCTGTCGATTCCATTCACTTCAGGCACAACGGGTCAGTATGCCATTAGCAATGCTGCTTCCGTTGAATTCACTGCCGGTGGTGTGGCCCGTCTGACTTCCCCGTCTTTGACGGATGAAGCCAGCACGGATTTTCAAGCCGGGACCCTCTCTGGAGTTCAATGGGACGGCACTGGAGGCTATCTGCGCCTCGATTCTGCATACAACAGCGGAATCTTCGACGGCACCTGGGCACCTCAGGCAAACAGCATGGTGGCTTACTGGAAAATGGATAACAACTTCAACGACTCCGTGGGCACTTATCATGCCTCGATCGTCGGCAGTCCGTCAGCCACCAGCCCCGGAAAAGTCGGCAGCCACTACGGCACATTCAGCTCTGGAAGCTATGGCTCCATTGCATCCCCCCCGGCCCTGGCCAACAGTTCGTTTTCAATTTCAGCCTGGGTTTACCCGACCTCCAACGCCGGAGTTCATCAACACATTCTGGGCTATGGCACCACCACCACAGACAGCGGTTTATTCCTGGGTTACACCAGCACCGGCACACTGCGTGTGGGTTTCTATAACGACGACCTGACCACAGCCACCAACTATATGACTTATGATTATCAGCGCTGGGTTCACTTGGCAGCCACTTACGATGCCACGACCAGAACAAGAACCCTGTATCGCGACGGCGTTGTGATCGCCTCCGATACGGCCGCTGCCAATTTCGCAGGAACCGGCACCATGTACGTGGGTCAGGGACTGGGAACAAATGGCTTTAACGGCAACATGGATGAGTTTGCGATCTGGACAACGGCGCTGACCAGCTCTCAGGTCGCGAATATTTTCGCCACTCAGCGCGCGAAGACGTCAGGCCTGTTCACGTCGCGTGTGATCGATTCCCACACAACGGGATCAACCTACAATATCTGGTCGTCTTTAAGCCTGAAAACCACTTTGCCATTCTATAAAGAAATTCCTGCCACCAGTGAAAATGTCGCAAACTATTCAGGCCTGATTGGCAGTCTGAATACAAACCTTGCTGGTTTCTGGCATATGAATGAAAGCGCCTGGAATGGCACCGCCGGTGAAGTTATCGATGCTTCAGGCAACAATCGCCACGGCGTGCGCACGGGAACTGCAACCACTTCAACCGTGGGCCGTTTTGGCAGTTCAGGATTGTTTGGCTCTTCCGGAGATTCTGTCGTGACAGATTCAGGCAGTGCCTTTATCCCGTCGAACAACAGCCCGTTAACCGTCAGCGCCTGGGTCCTGGCTTACAACATCGGAACCGGAGGTGCTGGCGCTATCGACAATCGTATTATTTCCATCCATTCCGGCAGTGTCGCCAGCAGCACGATGGCTTTCGGACTTGGCAACACCAACAAGCTGATGTTCTATACGAAATCCACAACAGCCTTTGTCAGCTCGACGACGAACATGCCCAAGAATGTGTGGACTCACGTGGCTTTGACCTTCAATGGCACCTGCTTCCAGATGTACATCAATGGCACCACAGCAGGGGCCTGTCATGCCGCCGACTTGCTGGCCGGAGGATCGTTCGGCACACGCCTTGGCAGTTATAGCAGTGCCAGCTCTTCGTTCAACGGTCTGATTGATGAAATGGGTATCTGGAAGCGCAGTCTTACTGCCGCTGAAATTCATCAGCTTTACCGTCGTGGTGTGAATCGCGTGGGTTATCAGGTTCGCACCTGTTCAACCAGCAACTGTGCTGATCAGGATGTGACCACGAATGCAGGATGGAAAGGCCCGGACAACTCTGCGCAGTCCATGTTCTCTGAACTCTACAACACAACCAATAATATTTTGGCTGGAACTGTGGCAGCGGGTTCTCCGACGATGACCTTCGCTAACTTCGGTCCGCTGTCTGTGACCGCCAATCGTTACTTCCAGTATCGCGCGTATCTTGCCAGTGACGACGCCAACACCGGATGCACTTACAATGCTGCCGCGGCTTCTTGTTCGCCGGAAATTCAATATGCTGCCACCGGCCCAAGCCGCTACAACAGCTCCGCTCCATCTGTCACAGCGACGGCGGCCGCGGTGACTTCCGTCTATGAAGCTTTGGATAAAAATTCATTCAGCGAAAACCTGGGTGGCAATGGCTGTTCTGCCGGGGTGAAATATGCCCTTAGCCACAACGGTGTGAATTACTATTATTGGAATGGAACGACGTGGGCGGCTTCGACCAATGCTGCCACGGCTAACGATGCGACAACCTTGTCTGAGAATCTGGACAGTTTTGCATCGACAGTGGGAACTGGTACTTTGCAGGTAAGAGCTTACCTGCAATCAACAGGGCTGTCCCAGTGTGAGCTGAACAGCCTGACTTTGACGGGTAAGAAGTACTAG
- a CDS encoding LysM peptidoglycan-binding domain-containing protein yields the protein MRHIGQYLFICIFFLTSTVRAGESDVRVYVVKKGDSLSLIADRIKGGHTYGKNQNLAKILALNPRVRSEQRIYIGESIFIPAGSENFTATDHLPAAAPSPSTEEQIFSPPIPKQVQISTEEVPHHFELSAGYDFTTLEAQDATTTATAQLYTKQEIELGAKWSQQWDENFKTHMGIFLRNLEFMPSTNSTKVLLKPSQNLMRITLAGQNQISDRFTLLYDAGYGQELFIQGLSTTDITVDSLPLVKAHLGFSYDVMVKGSTALGLSAQAGYLGSATADTYSVENGTTYGGALFIRRLKNANLFNLEIGVRQRSQNTSLVDISEQTVFGRLIWGFELFKEEK from the coding sequence ATGAGACACATTGGACAGTATCTCTTTATTTGCATCTTCTTCCTTACCAGCACAGTCAGAGCTGGCGAGAGTGACGTCCGCGTTTACGTCGTGAAAAAAGGGGATTCACTGTCTCTGATCGCAGACAGAATCAAAGGCGGTCACACCTACGGCAAGAATCAAAATCTCGCAAAAATCCTGGCACTGAATCCACGAGTTCGCAGCGAACAACGAATCTATATCGGCGAAAGTATTTTCATTCCTGCAGGTTCCGAAAACTTCACAGCAACAGATCACTTACCCGCGGCAGCCCCATCACCTTCCACTGAAGAACAAATTTTTTCCCCGCCAATACCAAAGCAAGTTCAAATCAGCACAGAAGAAGTCCCACATCACTTTGAACTTTCAGCGGGCTACGACTTCACAACGCTGGAAGCGCAGGATGCAACCACGACAGCCACAGCTCAGCTTTACACCAAACAGGAAATTGAACTGGGTGCTAAATGGTCGCAGCAATGGGATGAGAATTTTAAAACCCATATGGGAATCTTCCTGCGCAATCTGGAATTCATGCCTTCAACAAATTCCACCAAGGTTTTATTGAAACCATCACAAAATCTGATGCGCATCACACTGGCTGGCCAGAACCAGATTTCAGACCGCTTCACACTTTTGTACGACGCAGGTTATGGACAAGAACTGTTTATCCAGGGTCTTTCCACCACGGATATCACGGTTGATTCGCTTCCCCTTGTTAAGGCCCACCTTGGATTTTCTTACGATGTGATGGTGAAAGGCTCAACCGCTCTGGGCTTGTCTGCACAGGCAGGATACCTGGGAAGCGCCACCGCTGACACCTACAGTGTTGAGAATGGCACGACTTATGGTGGTGCCCTGTTCATTCGCCGTCTTAAAAATGCCAATCTGTTCAATCTGGAAATTGGGGTCCGTCAAAGATCCCAAAACACATCCCTGGTCGACATCAGCGAACAAACTGTGTTCGGTCGCCTGATCTGGGGTTTTGAGCTCTTCAAGGAGGAAAAATGA
- the trmFO gene encoding methylenetetrahydrofolate--tRNA-(uracil(54)-C(5))-methyltransferase (FADH(2)-oxidizing) TrmFO → MTNITQNQKITVVGAGLAGSECALQLADMGYSVVLYEMRDKTMTPAHKTHKFAELVCSNSFGSLGEHSAPGQLKWEAKKLNSHILQAAFEAQVPAGQALGMDREVFSAIMTEKVKNHPNIEVRTDVVKSLNDIPRPAVIATGPLTHDDLAESMRQHFGDEFLYFFDAIAPIIDADSINTEIAWKADRYDKGTGDYYNCPMNKEEYNRFIEEIQKARKIEPKDFETTEFFEGCMPIEVMVDRGPQTLRFGPMKPIGLDDPRTGRYPWAVVQLRQDNKEGTAYNMVGFQTRMAYGEQVRVFRMIPGLENAEFLKLGSIHRNLFINSPKRLNKDLSSKNDPWLFFAGQITGVEGYFESTCTGLMVSRFLNQKLKDQSFNPPPRESAFGSLLEAITDPTRAEHFQPTNINFALLPPLAEKERDKTLRKEKQITIARTAMEQWNP, encoded by the coding sequence ATGACAAATATCACTCAAAATCAAAAAATTACAGTCGTTGGAGCAGGGCTTGCGGGCTCAGAATGCGCTCTGCAACTAGCTGACATGGGATACAGTGTCGTTCTTTACGAGATGCGCGATAAAACCATGACCCCGGCGCACAAAACTCATAAATTCGCAGAACTTGTGTGCTCCAACTCTTTTGGCAGTTTGGGTGAACATTCCGCTCCTGGCCAATTGAAGTGGGAGGCTAAAAAGCTGAATTCTCACATCCTGCAGGCCGCCTTCGAGGCTCAAGTTCCGGCCGGTCAGGCTTTGGGCATGGACCGCGAGGTCTTTTCTGCCATCATGACTGAAAAAGTCAAAAATCATCCCAATATTGAAGTCCGCACCGACGTGGTGAAGTCCCTGAACGACATCCCCCGTCCGGCAGTTATTGCCACCGGTCCGTTGACTCACGATGATCTGGCCGAAAGCATGCGCCAGCATTTTGGTGACGAATTCCTTTATTTCTTTGATGCCATTGCACCGATCATTGATGCGGATTCCATCAATACGGAAATCGCGTGGAAGGCCGACCGCTATGACAAGGGCACCGGGGACTACTACAACTGCCCGATGAACAAGGAAGAATACAACCGCTTCATCGAAGAAATCCAAAAAGCGCGCAAGATCGAACCAAAAGACTTCGAGACTACAGAGTTTTTTGAAGGCTGCATGCCGATTGAAGTGATGGTGGATCGTGGCCCGCAGACTTTGCGTTTCGGTCCGATGAAGCCGATTGGCTTGGATGACCCTCGCACCGGCCGTTATCCATGGGCCGTGGTTCAGCTTCGTCAGGACAACAAAGAAGGCACAGCCTATAACATGGTGGGCTTCCAGACCCGCATGGCTTACGGCGAACAGGTTCGTGTGTTCCGCATGATCCCGGGCCTTGAAAACGCCGAGTTCCTGAAACTGGGAAGCATTCACCGCAATCTGTTCATCAACTCCCCGAAGCGTCTGAACAAGGACCTTTCCAGCAAGAATGATCCTTGGTTGTTCTTTGCCGGTCAGATCACGGGTGTTGAAGGTTACTTTGAATCGACCTGCACAGGCTTGATGGTGTCCCGGTTCCTGAATCAGAAATTGAAAGACCAGTCATTCAATCCTCCGCCGCGCGAAAGTGCCTTTGGTTCTTTGCTTGAAGCGATCACGGATCCAACCCGTGCTGAACACTTCCAGCCGACCAATATCAACTTTGCTTTACTGCCACCACTGGCGGAAAAAGAGCGCGACAAAACCCTGCGCAAAGAAAAGCAGATCACTATCGCCCGCACGGCGATGGAGCAGTGGAATCCATAA
- a CDS encoding DUF721 domain-containing protein produces MRWKLWAKWEEVVGPTIAKNAEPVGFQRGVLYVWVRNSSWMQQMIFMKDPIRDTINQKFENNFVKYIKFTLDRREVPTEDTSTFKEMIQKIAPESDDD; encoded by the coding sequence ATGCGCTGGAAACTATGGGCAAAATGGGAAGAAGTTGTGGGTCCGACCATCGCCAAAAATGCCGAACCGGTGGGTTTTCAGAGGGGTGTTTTGTACGTTTGGGTGCGAAACTCGTCCTGGATGCAGCAGATGATCTTTATGAAGGATCCTATCCGCGACACCATCAATCAGAAGTTTGAAAACAACTTTGTAAAATATATCAAGTTCACCCTGGATCGCCGGGAGGTTCCGACTGAGGACACCTCCACTTTCAAAGAGATGATCCAGAAAATCGCACCAGAATCCGACGACGACTAA
- a CDS encoding S1 family peptidase — protein sequence MRKLIVLSLILSACQGQISKDSLVNSNFDGIVGGNDVAVTEATAKQALNFRVLYDPQITEDERGTITRYKVSQCTASAISPRLILTAGHCISKREDALHRIELKNEDGEAIYYKASKFLVHPEYENGNKKYDLALVLLETALPENIEIMKLPAKDVDLGLNSIKAAGFGRMDGRPSFPGNVGILRTADLNIAKYSPTEPAFIVDQSQGKGFCQGDSGGPAITTIGSDTMVVGVASKTFFDDKLPKEEWNLCIMQGEYMNVQFHMDWIEATAKILSQE from the coding sequence ATGAGAAAGTTGATCGTATTGTCACTCATATTGTCCGCCTGCCAGGGTCAGATCTCCAAAGATTCCCTGGTTAATTCCAACTTTGACGGCATAGTCGGCGGGAACGACGTGGCCGTGACTGAAGCCACGGCAAAACAGGCCCTGAACTTCCGCGTGCTGTATGACCCGCAAATCACCGAAGATGAGCGCGGGACCATCACCCGATACAAAGTTTCCCAGTGCACAGCCAGTGCTATTTCTCCCCGTCTGATTCTGACGGCGGGCCACTGCATTTCAAAGCGCGAAGACGCTTTACACCGAATTGAATTGAAAAACGAGGATGGCGAGGCGATTTATTACAAGGCCTCGAAATTCCTGGTTCATCCTGAATACGAAAACGGAAACAAAAAGTACGATCTGGCGCTGGTACTGCTTGAGACGGCCCTGCCAGAAAATATCGAGATCATGAAACTGCCGGCCAAAGACGTGGATCTGGGGTTAAACAGCATCAAAGCGGCTGGTTTCGGTCGCATGGACGGCCGTCCGTCCTTCCCAGGCAATGTCGGCATTCTGCGCACGGCAGATTTGAATATCGCCAAGTACAGTCCGACCGAACCTGCTTTCATCGTGGATCAATCACAAGGAAAAGGCTTCTGTCAGGGTGATTCCGGCGGACCTGCGATCACCACGATTGGCAGCGACACCATGGTGGTGGGCGTGGCTTCGAAAACATTCTTCGATGACAAATTGCCAAAGGAAGAATGGAACTTGTGCATCATGCAGGGTGAGTACATGAACGTTCAGTTCCACATGGATTGGATTGAAGCGACGGCAAAGATTCTTTCACAAGAGTAA
- a CDS encoding MlaD family protein: MESHFGTQIKVGIFLTIGIFLILATIFMLGADKALFTSYVRVHAHFDQVQGLAVGSVVSLSGVTVGNVETITFLPEKNSLDVKMKINEDYIDRIRQGSQVEIRTQGALGDKFVFIIPGDPRAESLKEGDILEVAKPTDFLGIVSERGNETNRIFDIINELYKITHAMNVENRMGKIMANLETASTNFSQTSKDSQKFVAQMNAHGGGEKLGKSIEKLDSILSKIDRGEGSLGALINDPSIHNRLKNMLGGSNRKNHVESLLRTSIEKETKD; this comes from the coding sequence ATGGAATCTCACTTCGGCACCCAAATCAAAGTCGGAATCTTTTTGACCATCGGGATCTTCCTGATTCTGGCCACCATCTTTATGCTCGGCGCGGACAAGGCCTTGTTCACAAGCTATGTGCGTGTGCATGCTCACTTTGATCAGGTTCAGGGCCTGGCGGTGGGAAGCGTTGTGTCCTTGTCCGGTGTGACCGTCGGGAACGTTGAGACCATCACCTTCCTGCCCGAGAAAAACTCTTTGGACGTAAAGATGAAAATCAACGAGGACTATATCGACCGTATCCGTCAGGGTTCCCAGGTGGAAATCCGCACGCAAGGGGCCTTGGGTGACAAGTTCGTCTTTATCATCCCAGGGGACCCGCGCGCTGAAAGCCTGAAAGAAGGCGATATTCTGGAAGTGGCAAAGCCCACGGACTTTTTGGGTATCGTTTCTGAGCGTGGCAATGAAACCAACAGAATCTTTGATATCATCAACGAGCTTTACAAAATCACCCATGCGATGAACGTGGAAAACCGCATGGGTAAAATCATGGCGAACCTTGAAACCGCCAGCACGAATTTTTCCCAGACCAGCAAAGACAGCCAGAAATTCGTGGCGCAGATGAATGCCCACGGAGGCGGCGAAAAGCTGGGTAAATCCATCGAAAAACTGGATTCCATTCTGTCCAAGATCGACCGTGGCGAAGGCAGTCTGGGCGCACTGATCAACGATCCGTCCATTCACAACCGCCTGAAAAACATGCTGGGTGGTTCCAATCGCAAGAATCACGTCGAGTCCCTGCTTCGCACTTCCATCGAAAAAGAAACCAAAGACTAG
- a CDS encoding ABC transporter ATP-binding protein — MSETRQGVIEVVDFKKSFGSKKVHQGVNFYVRKGECLGLIGGSGAGKSVILRSLVGLEKPDSGQILINGVDITPMKENELIEIRKKVAYAFQGGALFDSMSVYENLAYPLREHFNFSEEEISRQIKETLQEFGLPGSEHLLPGNLSGGMQKRVGLARAMMMHPEVVLYDEPTAGLDPYNTKRIQESILSLKAKGVTSILVTHDMPTVYAVCDKVALLLNGKIGEQYTIEKLKQEPPGAMSQFINGESA; from the coding sequence ATGAGCGAAACCAGACAAGGCGTTATCGAAGTGGTGGACTTTAAAAAGTCCTTTGGCAGCAAGAAAGTGCACCAGGGGGTGAACTTCTATGTGCGTAAAGGTGAATGTCTAGGCCTGATCGGCGGATCCGGCGCCGGAAAAAGTGTTATTCTGCGCAGTCTGGTGGGTTTGGAAAAACCTGACAGCGGGCAGATTCTGATCAACGGCGTGGATATCACTCCGATGAAAGAAAACGAACTGATCGAAATCCGCAAGAAAGTGGCCTATGCCTTCCAGGGCGGGGCTTTGTTTGACTCGATGTCGGTGTACGAAAATCTGGCGTATCCATTACGTGAACATTTCAACTTCAGCGAAGAGGAAATCTCGCGCCAGATCAAAGAAACCCTGCAGGAGTTTGGCCTGCCGGGATCTGAACACCTGCTGCCGGGAAATCTTTCCGGTGGTATGCAAAAGCGTGTGGGCCTGGCCCGCGCGATGATGATGCACCCCGAAGTCGTTTTGTACGATGAGCCGACAGCGGGTCTTGACCCTTACAACACCAAACGCATCCAGGAATCCATCTTAAGCTTGAAGGCCAAGGGTGTGACCTCGATTCTGGTGACCCACGACATGCCGACGGTCTATGCCGTCTGTGACAAGGTCGCCCTGCTGCTGAATGGAAAAATCGGCGAGCAGTACACAATTGAAAAACTCAAACAAGAGCCCCCAGGGGCCATGAGCCAGTTCATCAACGGAGAAAGTGCTTAA